A stretch of the Psychroserpens sp. Hel_I_66 genome encodes the following:
- the gcvT gene encoding glycine cleavage system aminomethyltransferase GcvT translates to MKNTALTATHEALGAKMVPFAGYNMPVQYDGVNVEHEAVRTGVGVFDVSHMGEFLISGPNAFDLVQKVSTNDASKLTVGKAQYSCLPNDDGGIVDDLIIYKIKEDTYLLVVNASNIEKDWNWISSKNDVGAEMRDLSEEYSLLAIQGPKAIEAMQPLTSHDLAEIKFYNFVVGDFAGIENVIISATGYTGSGGFEIYCKNSEVKQIWDKVTEAGAKPIGLAARDTLRLEMGYSLYGNDIDDTTSPFEAGLGWIVKFTKQFTNSDRLAEQKKHVLNRKLIAFELDEKGIPRQGYDIVDSNGKTIGKVTSGTMSPSLKKGIGLGYVSPVFSEFGSKIHIQIRKNAVPATVVKLPFYKG, encoded by the coding sequence ATGAAAAATACAGCTTTAACAGCAACTCACGAAGCTCTTGGTGCCAAAATGGTTCCGTTTGCAGGTTATAACATGCCAGTGCAATATGATGGTGTCAATGTAGAGCATGAGGCTGTACGAACTGGTGTTGGCGTGTTTGATGTTTCGCACATGGGTGAGTTTTTAATTAGTGGCCCAAACGCGTTTGACCTAGTACAAAAAGTAAGTACCAATGATGCGTCAAAATTAACGGTTGGCAAAGCGCAATATAGCTGTTTGCCTAATGATGATGGCGGTATTGTTGATGATCTCATCATCTACAAAATTAAGGAAGACACGTATTTATTGGTTGTAAATGCCAGTAATATTGAAAAGGATTGGAACTGGATTTCATCAAAAAATGATGTTGGAGCAGAAATGAGGGATTTGAGTGAAGAGTACTCTCTACTTGCTATTCAAGGCCCAAAAGCCATTGAGGCGATGCAACCTTTGACGAGCCATGATCTTGCAGAGATTAAATTTTACAATTTTGTGGTTGGCGATTTTGCTGGGATTGAGAATGTGATTATTTCGGCAACGGGTTATACTGGAAGTGGCGGATTTGAAATCTACTGCAAAAACAGTGAAGTCAAGCAAATTTGGGATAAAGTTACAGAGGCTGGCGCAAAACCAATTGGACTGGCAGCTCGTGATACCTTACGTTTGGAAATGGGATATTCTCTCTACGGAAATGATATAGACGACACTACCTCTCCTTTTGAAGCTGGTTTGGGATGGATTGTAAAGTTTACAAAGCAGTTCACAAATTCTGATCGATTAGCAGAACAAAAGAAGCATGTTTTAAATAGAAAATTGATCGCTTTTGAATTGGATGAAAAAGGCATCCCGAGACAAGGTTACGATATTGTAGATTCTAACGGTAAGACCATTGGCAAAGTGACCTCTGGAACTATGTCTCCTTCACTTAAAAAAGGAATTGGGTTGGGCTATGTCTCTCCAGTATTTTCAGAATTTGGTAGTAAAATTCATATCCAGATCAGAAAAAATGCAGTACCTGCAACCGTAGTTAAATTACCGTTTTACAAAGGGTAA
- a CDS encoding carboxy terminal-processing peptidase, with the protein MPKYPSIFCAIFFTVLCGYSQTENLFCDQVKALKNVIKLHHYQPKTVNDSLSTHVFDLFIESLDEDRRLFSQSNIDTFETDRYQLDDYLTNENCEFIEKYATALSQRIELSKTIISNLQAEDFNYTGKDTLRFKPESRFSYFKDDDAVKNYWSKRLRYDILYTLVENDSVLGHIESDFITLEKNLKPKLIQKELCKLEELQNKLGSLDQFVKEAFLNALLHYHDPNSIYFNATEKEIFENALSNNQFSFGIITAKNDDGDIVIAHIAPGSAAYNDGNFEVNDVIKSLTANSETLETYCVSNQDVLAFTSDQKHNTIAFKIKKTDGSLKTIELTKTKTKIEENTVSGFIIENKAKVGYISIPSFYSDFESPNGLGLANDVAKELYKLQKENIEGLILDLRFNGGGSMKEATDLSGMFINRGPLSILKYNSGETFTVKDLNRGSLFNKPLIILVNNYSASASEFFAASMQDYNRAVVVGAATHGKASAQVILPLDENETLGYSKITVEKFYRVTGKSHQAEGVIPDIVLPNLYEGFRTQEQFSEFALTNDTISGIKKYPKLKKLPLEKLKKLSKSRVNNESTFESIKLLNKLILKNYFELDTSYLLTLNNVHSEMLNYRSQWNKINKPIDSYNSNLMVKNSAYTKEVVSYDEDQKLINQNTLKDIKNDIYIEEAYAILQDLLNLIPLK; encoded by the coding sequence ATGCCTAAATATCCATCTATTTTTTGTGCCATTTTTTTTACTGTTTTATGTGGTTATAGCCAAACTGAAAATTTGTTTTGCGACCAAGTAAAAGCTTTAAAAAACGTCATTAAATTACACCATTACCAACCAAAAACAGTGAATGACAGTTTATCAACTCACGTTTTTGACTTATTCATAGAAAGTTTAGATGAAGATAGACGCTTATTTTCGCAGAGTAATATAGATACCTTTGAAACCGATCGCTATCAACTAGATGATTACCTAACCAATGAGAATTGTGAATTCATAGAGAAATACGCTACTGCCCTATCACAAAGAATTGAACTTTCTAAAACGATAATTTCTAATTTACAAGCTGAAGATTTCAACTACACAGGCAAGGATACGCTTAGGTTTAAACCAGAATCCAGATTTAGTTATTTTAAAGATGATGATGCTGTAAAAAATTATTGGAGCAAGCGTTTACGATATGACATTTTGTATACTTTAGTAGAAAATGATTCTGTTTTGGGACATATTGAGAGTGATTTTATTACACTTGAAAAAAATCTAAAGCCCAAATTAATCCAAAAAGAACTTTGTAAACTTGAAGAGCTACAAAACAAACTGGGCAGCCTCGATCAATTTGTAAAAGAAGCATTTTTAAACGCCTTATTGCATTATCATGATCCAAATTCCATTTACTTCAATGCTACCGAAAAAGAGATCTTTGAAAATGCGTTATCAAACAATCAATTTTCCTTCGGAATCATAACCGCGAAAAATGACGATGGCGATATCGTAATTGCACATATAGCTCCAGGAAGTGCAGCATATAACGATGGTAATTTTGAAGTTAACGACGTTATAAAATCCCTAACAGCCAATTCTGAAACCTTAGAGACCTATTGTGTATCCAATCAAGATGTATTGGCATTTACTAGCGATCAAAAACACAATACAATCGCTTTTAAAATTAAAAAAACAGATGGTAGCCTAAAAACGATTGAACTCACTAAAACAAAAACCAAAATTGAAGAAAATACAGTCTCTGGATTCATTATTGAGAACAAAGCAAAAGTAGGTTACATAAGCATCCCAAGTTTTTATTCAGATTTTGAATCACCAAACGGATTGGGTTTAGCCAACGATGTCGCAAAGGAATTATACAAACTCCAAAAAGAAAATATTGAAGGTCTAATACTGGATTTACGTTTTAATGGTGGAGGCTCAATGAAAGAAGCTACAGATCTTTCAGGTATGTTTATCAATAGAGGTCCGCTTTCAATTTTAAAATATAATAGTGGCGAAACGTTTACCGTAAAAGATCTCAATAGAGGTTCATTGTTCAATAAACCTTTAATCATCTTAGTTAATAATTACAGTGCTTCAGCTTCAGAATTTTTTGCAGCATCCATGCAAGATTACAATAGAGCGGTAGTTGTTGGGGCAGCAACCCATGGTAAAGCCTCTGCACAAGTAATCTTACCACTAGATGAGAACGAAACATTAGGATATTCTAAAATTACGGTAGAAAAATTTTATCGGGTAACTGGCAAAAGCCATCAAGCAGAAGGTGTTATACCAGATATTGTTTTGCCAAATCTTTACGAAGGTTTTCGAACCCAAGAACAATTTTCAGAATTTGCGCTAACAAATGATACCATTTCTGGGATTAAGAAATATCCAAAACTTAAGAAGTTACCTTTAGAAAAGCTAAAGAAATTGAGCAAATCCAGAGTTAACAACGAATCTACTTTTGAGTCTATAAAGCTTCTTAATAAATTAATTCTAAAAAATTATTTTGAGTTGGATACCTCTTATTTGTTAACACTTAATAATGTTCACAGTGAGATGTTGAATTACAGAAGCCAATGGAATAAAATCAACAAGCCAATTGATAGTTATAATTCTAATTTGATGGTAAAAAATTCAGCTTACACCAAAGAAGTTGTGAGCTACGACGAAGATCAAAAATTAATCAATCAAAACACCCTAAAAGATATTAAAAACGATATTTATATTGAAGAAGCTTACGCGATACTTCAAGATTTGTTAAACCTAATTCCGCTAAAATAA
- a CDS encoding 4a-hydroxytetrahydrobiopterin dehydratase has translation MSLMKDENIEKRLLRFPDWEHVDNTLYAEFEFDNFKDCFSAMSRIAFECEAQNHHPEWTNVYNVLKISLSTHDANGVTEKDFKLAQAIEDIVEVQD, from the coding sequence ATGAGTTTAATGAAAGACGAAAATATAGAAAAAAGATTGTTACGCTTTCCAGATTGGGAACATGTTGATAACACGTTATATGCAGAGTTTGAGTTTGACAATTTTAAGGATTGTTTTAGTGCTATGAGCAGGATTGCCTTTGAGTGTGAGGCTCAAAATCATCACCCAGAATGGACAAACGTTTATAATGTACTCAAGATTTCTTTATCTACACATGATGCAAATGGTGTGACCGAAAAAGACTTTAAATTAGCCCAAGCTATAGAAGATATCGTAGAAGTTCAAGATTAA
- a CDS encoding aminopeptidase P N-terminal domain-containing protein, with protein MKRLTTLCITLIFFFGSFAQNGTPEDFLSKEFHKERRDALRAKMPANSVAVFFANPVRNRANDVDYVYHQDPNFYYLTGYKEPHAVLVIFSEAQKNSEGKTFNEKLYVQERDPQAEQWTGRRLGTEGAKNELGFENAYNGSEFKNSGIDFTAFDKVLYEDFRDDYRDTRDRADLYDLVQSFKTQVKLVNDYTIENKTDDVEVNSNANVETATVKTDTRSLSTLMAGLREIKTPDELVLLKKAVRISAMGQREIMKAMHPGMSETEIQGVHEYIYKTYGSEYEGYPSIVGAGNNGCVLHYIENSKMKVENDLVLMDLGAEYHGYTADVTRTIPANGKFNKEQKIIYDLVYEAQEAGIKATVIGNTMQAPDTAARHIILDGLVDLGIAKTRREAMQYFPHGTSHHIGLDVHDPGLYGQLQANMVITVEPGIYIPIGSDCDPKWHGIAVRIEDDILITENGPVNLSSEAPRTSSEIEKLMKEKSVLNGLELPDLD; from the coding sequence ATGAAACGCTTAACTACCTTATGTATTACTTTAATTTTTTTCTTCGGAAGCTTTGCGCAAAACGGAACTCCAGAAGATTTCTTAAGCAAGGAGTTTCATAAAGAAAGACGCGATGCGCTTCGAGCAAAGATGCCTGCAAATAGTGTGGCTGTTTTTTTTGCAAACCCGGTGAGAAATCGTGCCAATGATGTGGATTATGTCTATCACCAAGATCCTAATTTTTACTACTTGACCGGTTATAAAGAACCGCATGCTGTTTTGGTGATTTTTTCCGAAGCACAAAAAAATTCCGAAGGTAAAACCTTTAACGAGAAACTCTACGTTCAAGAACGTGATCCTCAAGCAGAGCAGTGGACGGGTCGCAGACTGGGTACCGAAGGAGCAAAGAACGAACTCGGTTTTGAAAATGCCTATAATGGTAGTGAATTCAAAAATTCTGGTATTGATTTCACCGCATTTGATAAAGTCTTGTACGAAGATTTTAGAGATGATTATCGAGATACAAGAGATCGCGCAGATTTGTATGATTTGGTGCAGTCGTTTAAAACTCAGGTGAAGCTCGTAAATGATTATACGATAGAAAACAAAACCGATGATGTTGAAGTAAATAGTAATGCGAATGTAGAAACAGCAACTGTAAAAACCGATACTAGAAGTCTATCAACGCTTATGGCAGGTTTACGCGAAATTAAAACACCAGACGAGTTGGTTTTGCTAAAAAAAGCGGTTCGAATTTCTGCCATGGGACAACGTGAAATCATGAAAGCTATGCATCCAGGCATGTCTGAAACCGAAATACAAGGCGTTCATGAATACATTTACAAAACATACGGTAGCGAATATGAAGGTTACCCAAGTATTGTTGGTGCTGGTAATAACGGTTGTGTGTTACATTACATCGAGAATTCTAAGATGAAAGTAGAAAATGACCTTGTGCTTATGGATCTTGGCGCAGAGTATCATGGCTACACAGCAGATGTGACACGCACAATACCTGCAAACGGTAAATTTAATAAAGAGCAAAAAATCATCTATGATTTGGTTTATGAAGCTCAGGAAGCTGGTATTAAAGCAACCGTTATTGGTAACACGATGCAGGCTCCAGATACTGCTGCACGACATATTATTCTTGATGGATTGGTAGACCTGGGCATCGCGAAAACCAGAAGGGAAGCGATGCAGTATTTTCCACATGGGACGTCACATCATATTGGTCTGGATGTTCATGATCCAGGACTTTATGGTCAATTACAAGCTAATATGGTCATTACCGTAGAGCCAGGAATTTACATACCAATTGGGAGCGATTGTGACCCGAAATGGCATGGTATTGCTGTACGTATTGAAGATGATATCTTAATTACAGAAAACGGACCAGTAAATCTTTCTTCGGAAGCGCCTCGTACCTCTTCGGAAATTGAAAAGTTAATGAAAGAGAAGAGTGTTTTAAATGGTTTGGAATTGCCTGATTTGGATTAG
- a CDS encoding tetratricopeptide repeat protein, translating into MKLFYLLLLIGFMAQAQTPKQNFEKAEEFYKTANYSEAITQAEKAKQSLGKTNPKIEALLFMSYYNNEEYLKAKVAYETLKKLVPDNVENSDAFTVYKITNEQLDIKLAELETAFEEEQNKIPPPLFTEAQYASKNQYKQERIEKANEKIQNRMAEEDLYNRAIRTGSSSTYRDFLTSYPKSDYSKEIQALLIVQEEKDLWSSSKGENTVNSYYKYLDSYPQGTYEDIATSQIKLLDKQAYEKAISIGSQDALKYYLDNYKKGEYRSQVKFKLDEKIEFDIYNYAKTNNYIENYENYINRYPYGKYATEVNQIIRNSYFKFANQAYKDKNYTKAISNYSKYIQNYPNGENIDQAQKGLKKATKKSRQVSSRYFGFTYEDQNKYGITLGRLNKDGIGLYTNLRVSPEVLELNYKEPELILTEEQIPEGEKLAVASLSAGISYPVFYPVWLYAGGGINFKERFNNNDNENINDYYGLEGEDYLAFYPEAGLKVRIGKSITLIGGVVYLRGEMLYKVGIGF; encoded by the coding sequence ATGAAACTTTTTTACTTACTTTTATTAATAGGTTTTATGGCCCAAGCCCAAACCCCAAAACAAAATTTTGAAAAGGCAGAAGAGTTTTACAAAACCGCAAACTACAGCGAAGCCATAACGCAAGCAGAAAAAGCCAAACAAAGCTTGGGCAAAACAAACCCTAAAATTGAGGCACTTCTCTTTATGTCGTATTACAACAATGAAGAGTACTTAAAAGCAAAAGTTGCTTATGAAACTCTTAAAAAATTAGTACCAGACAACGTAGAAAATTCAGATGCTTTTACTGTATATAAAATCACAAACGAGCAGTTAGATATTAAATTAGCTGAGCTAGAGACTGCTTTTGAAGAAGAGCAGAATAAAATACCTCCTCCCCTTTTTACTGAAGCGCAATACGCCAGTAAAAATCAATATAAACAAGAGCGTATTGAAAAGGCAAATGAGAAAATCCAAAACCGTATGGCAGAAGAAGATCTCTACAATAGAGCCATTAGAACTGGTTCTTCAAGCACTTATAGAGATTTTTTAACATCCTACCCAAAGAGTGACTACAGTAAAGAAATACAAGCATTATTAATCGTACAAGAAGAAAAAGATTTATGGTCTAGTTCAAAAGGCGAAAATACGGTCAACTCTTATTATAAGTATTTAGACTCTTATCCTCAAGGTACTTATGAGGATATTGCTACTTCCCAGATAAAATTACTGGACAAGCAAGCGTATGAAAAAGCGATTTCTATTGGTTCTCAAGATGCTTTAAAATATTATCTAGATAACTATAAAAAAGGAGAGTATAGATCACAAGTAAAATTCAAATTAGACGAAAAAATTGAGTTTGACATCTATAACTATGCAAAAACAAATAATTATATAGAAAATTACGAAAACTACATCAATAGGTATCCTTATGGAAAGTATGCTACCGAAGTGAACCAAATCATAAGAAACAGCTATTTCAAATTTGCAAATCAGGCATATAAAGATAAAAATTACACAAAAGCTATTTCAAATTATTCCAAATACATACAAAATTATCCTAATGGAGAAAACATAGATCAAGCCCAAAAAGGCTTAAAGAAAGCTACTAAGAAATCGCGACAAGTGTCATCTAGATATTTCGGTTTTACCTATGAAGACCAAAATAAATATGGGATCACCTTAGGACGTTTGAATAAAGATGGCATTGGTCTTTATACCAATTTAAGAGTATCTCCCGAAGTCTTAGAACTCAACTATAAAGAACCAGAACTCATACTAACCGAAGAACAAATACCAGAAGGCGAAAAACTTGCAGTAGCCAGTTTAAGCGCAGGTATTTCGTATCCTGTTTTCTATCCCGTTTGGCTCTATGCTGGTGGTGGAATAAATTTTAAAGAACGATTTAACAACAATGATAATGAAAACATCAACGACTATTATGGCTTAGAGGGCGAAGACTATTTAGCTTTTTATCCTGAAGCTGGATTAAAAGTAAGAATAGGAAAAAGTATTACCTTAATTGGTGGAGTTGTTTATTTAAGAGGCGAAATGCTATATAAAGTTGGTATCGGGTTCTAG
- a CDS encoding sugar nucleotide-binding protein has protein sequence MKEFSNKHRILILGASGFIGNAIYKELLGYFNTFGTYRIPKKIFEDNQQFFQYNVEEDDVYEILEATRPSIIISSLRGDFRAQTIAHQHIAEYLLKHESKLIFLSSANVFDAYSKYPSYEMDKTLSGSIYGHFKIKIENMLLRLPKKKVAILRLPMIFGSQSPRLKELKQHVEDKTAIEIFPNLIMNVTTDSKVTQQIHYIINQNKYGIFHLGSTDLVHHDEYIKDIVEQFSPKNGVVYKHVYTTNEDRYLAVLPKFNSLPKHLQITSTEVLDDLLK, from the coding sequence ATGAAGGAGTTTTCAAACAAACATCGCATCTTAATTTTAGGTGCTAGCGGTTTTATAGGTAATGCCATTTATAAAGAACTTTTGGGTTACTTTAATACGTTTGGCACGTATCGCATTCCGAAGAAAATATTTGAGGATAATCAGCAATTTTTTCAATACAATGTTGAAGAAGATGACGTTTACGAAATTCTTGAAGCCACCAGACCATCGATAATTATTTCATCACTACGTGGTGATTTTAGAGCACAGACTATTGCTCACCAACACATCGCAGAATATCTTTTAAAACACGAGTCCAAGCTTATTTTTCTATCTTCTGCCAACGTATTTGATGCTTACAGCAAATACCCAAGTTACGAAATGGACAAAACGCTGAGCGGAAGTATTTATGGTCATTTTAAGATTAAGATTGAAAATATGTTACTTCGTCTTCCGAAGAAAAAAGTAGCCATATTAAGGTTACCTATGATTTTTGGTTCACAATCACCAAGACTCAAAGAATTAAAACAGCATGTGGAAGATAAAACTGCCATCGAAATTTTTCCCAACTTAATTATGAATGTCACGACAGACTCTAAAGTCACGCAACAAATACACTATATTATCAACCAAAATAAATACGGGATTTTTCACCTTGGAAGTACAGATTTAGTGCATCACGATGAATATATCAAAGATATTGTGGAACAATTTTCCCCAAAAAACGGAGTGGTTTACAAACACGTGTACACTACAAATGAGGATCGCTATCTCGCAGTTTTACCAAAATTCAACTCACTACCAAAGCATTTACAAATTACAAGTACAGAAGTTTTAGATGACTTATTGAAATAG
- a CDS encoding YebC/PmpR family DNA-binding transcriptional regulator, whose protein sequence is MGRAFEFRKARKMKRWSAMSKAFTRIGKDIVMAVKEGGPDPDANSRLRAVIQNAKAVNMPKDNVERAIKRASDKSQGDYKEVVFEGYAQHGIAVLIETATDNNTRTVANVRSYFNKTDGSLGTSGSVVFMFDHTCNFKIQGEDLNLEDLELELIDFGVEEIFEDTDEDEDGNEVTSIMIYAPFESFGNIQSYLEENDIEIISSGFERIPQVTKKLSAEEALDVEKLLDKLEEDDDVQNVYHTMEESTEE, encoded by the coding sequence ATGGGAAGAGCTTTTGAATTTCGCAAAGCAAGAAAAATGAAACGATGGTCTGCAATGAGCAAAGCCTTTACTCGTATTGGCAAAGACATTGTAATGGCTGTAAAAGAAGGCGGTCCAGATCCAGATGCTAATTCCCGTTTGCGTGCAGTCATTCAAAATGCCAAGGCTGTAAATATGCCAAAAGATAATGTGGAGCGTGCCATTAAACGTGCTTCCGATAAATCTCAAGGTGATTATAAAGAAGTGGTTTTTGAAGGCTATGCACAACATGGTATCGCAGTTCTCATTGAAACTGCAACCGATAACAACACGCGTACAGTGGCAAACGTTCGCTCCTATTTCAACAAAACCGATGGTAGTTTAGGCACCTCTGGCTCAGTCGTCTTTATGTTTGACCATACTTGTAATTTCAAAATTCAAGGTGAAGATTTAAATCTAGAAGATTTAGAACTAGAACTTATAGATTTTGGCGTTGAAGAAATCTTTGAAGATACAGATGAAGATGAAGATGGCAACGAAGTCACAAGCATCATGATCTATGCACCTTTTGAAAGTTTTGGAAACATTCAATCCTATCTCGAGGAAAACGATATAGAAATTATCTCTTCAGGTTTTGAACGTATTCCACAGGTTACAAAAAAGCTTTCTGCGGAAGAAGCGCTAGACGTTGAAAAACTGCTCGATAAGTTAGAAGAAGATGATGATGTGCAGAACGTGTATCACACGATGGAAGAATCTACAGAGGAGTAA
- a CDS encoding glycosyltransferase gives MKKKVLIIGFVWPEPRSSAAGSRMMQLISFFQSQDYKITFASACAKSDNAFDLETINVKRETIALNHSSFDDFIINLNPNLVLFDRFMTEEQFGWRVTEHCPNAIKILDTEDLHFLRRARQRALKENAIISDDYLFSDTTKREIASIYRCDLSLIISTAEMSLLKKRFKIDDSLLLYLPFLIPDLSEEHIKILPTFDERQHFITIGNFLHEPNYDALSYLKHTLWKEIKAKLPHAELHNYGAYASQKINQLHNEREGFLIKGFAEDVDEVMGHAKVLLAPMRFGAGLKGKLFDAMKNGTPFVSTSIGVEGIIENKNQDFVCNTAEDFVTHAIALYQNVQLWDLQQTLGFKILRTQFSKSDFEEKFEKCINELSQNLGIYRQQNFIGQMLQHHTLQSTKYMSKWIEEKNS, from the coding sequence TTGAAAAAGAAAGTATTGATCATTGGTTTCGTGTGGCCAGAACCTAGAAGTTCTGCAGCAGGAAGCAGGATGATGCAGCTTATTTCTTTTTTCCAATCTCAAGATTACAAAATCACATTTGCGAGTGCCTGTGCAAAAAGTGATAATGCTTTTGACCTCGAAACTATCAATGTTAAAAGGGAAACCATTGCACTCAACCATTCTAGTTTTGATGATTTTATTATAAACCTGAATCCAAATCTTGTTCTCTTTGATAGGTTCATGACCGAAGAACAGTTTGGTTGGCGCGTAACGGAGCATTGCCCAAACGCAATAAAAATTTTGGATACCGAAGACCTGCATTTCTTAAGGCGCGCTCGACAGCGAGCGTTGAAAGAGAATGCAATCATTAGTGATGACTATCTTTTTAGTGATACTACAAAACGAGAAATTGCAAGCATTTATAGATGTGATTTGAGTTTAATCATTTCTACTGCGGAAATGAGCCTGCTCAAAAAAAGGTTTAAAATCGATGACTCTTTATTACTTTATTTGCCTTTTTTGATTCCGGATCTTTCCGAAGAACACATTAAAATACTTCCAACTTTTGATGAACGACAGCATTTTATCACTATTGGAAACTTTCTCCATGAGCCAAACTATGATGCATTATCCTATCTAAAACACACCCTTTGGAAAGAGATTAAAGCTAAACTGCCTCATGCAGAGTTACATAATTATGGTGCTTACGCTTCGCAAAAAATCAATCAATTGCACAACGAAAGAGAAGGCTTTTTAATTAAAGGTTTTGCTGAAGACGTTGATGAGGTAATGGGTCACGCGAAAGTACTGTTGGCGCCAATGCGTTTTGGAGCAGGATTAAAGGGTAAGCTCTTTGATGCTATGAAAAATGGGACGCCTTTTGTGTCTACATCTATTGGAGTAGAAGGGATTATTGAAAATAAAAATCAAGATTTTGTTTGTAATACTGCAGAAGATTTTGTGACACACGCCATAGCATTATACCAAAACGTACAACTTTGGGACTTACAACAGACTCTCGGATTTAAAATATTGAGAACCCAATTTTCAAAATCTGATTTTGAAGAAAAATTCGAGAAGTGTATTAACGAACTTTCTCAAAATTTAGGTATTTATAGACAGCAAAATTTTATCGGTCAAATGCTTCAGCATCATACCTTGCAAAGTACAAAATATATGAGCAAGTGGATTGAGGAAAAGAATTCTTGA
- a CDS encoding T9SS type A sorting domain-containing protein: MKTKLLTLMLFVFISNIIYSQTSTTDYVSGVADATFLTMNGTNMYVLGSENIYRIDTTLNDPTPTVIYTVENDFFLVNFTINNNLIYVALENYIQATDTFVGGKIISIDLNNLSNPAQDIYTTGEYISSITNNGSTLYITAETMLNPPEFEPFSTHLDEIDASIPNPTAQLIVNNVTNTSVVRGNIFDNNIIYLSSTDDNEILTIDVSQSSPDVNVLASSTFSRGLFKSGNELYLANGSLINKIDVTNPSAGPTSVAINTTYEDTNDGNLFFANFRDVVLVGNMIYATLQNQGKIVQAIDTTLSLNDFSNQLSSVFTYNNKDNIYINGLDNQIHNIKIYNLTGSEILTKSVTSNKNSIEIKQLSNGMYILNIDNKETFKFIK, from the coding sequence ATGAAAACAAAATTACTTACATTAATGCTATTTGTATTTATCTCAAATATTATTTATTCACAAACAAGCACAACAGATTATGTTTCTGGAGTTGCAGATGCTACTTTTTTAACAATGAACGGAACAAACATGTATGTTCTCGGTTCTGAAAATATTTATAGAATTGACACCACACTAAACGACCCTACTCCAACCGTCATCTACACTGTAGAAAATGACTTTTTTTTGGTTAATTTCACAATTAACAATAACCTAATTTACGTAGCTCTTGAAAATTACATACAAGCTACAGATACTTTTGTTGGAGGTAAAATTATATCAATTGACTTAAATAATTTATCAAATCCTGCACAGGATATTTATACCACTGGAGAATATATTAGTTCAATAACAAATAATGGCTCTACTCTATATATAACAGCAGAAACAATGTTAAACCCTCCGGAATTTGAACCATTTTCAACCCATTTAGATGAAATTGATGCAAGTATTCCAAATCCAACAGCGCAATTAATAGTAAACAATGTAACCAACACTAGTGTTGTAAGAGGCAACATTTTTGATAATAATATTATTTATTTATCATCAACAGATGATAATGAAATTTTAACTATTGATGTATCCCAAAGTAGTCCTGACGTAAATGTATTAGCAAGTTCTACATTTTCTAGAGGACTTTTTAAGTCTGGTAATGAATTGTACTTGGCTAACGGTAGTTTAATAAATAAGATTGATGTTACAAACCCTTCTGCAGGTCCAACTTCAGTCGCAATAAACACCACTTATGAAGATACTAATGATGGAAATTTATTCTTTGCGAATTTTAGAGATGTTGTATTAGTTGGTAATATGATTTATGCAACCTTACAAAATCAAGGTAAAATCGTACAAGCTATTGATACGACGTTATCTTTAAACGATTTTAGCAATCAACTTTCTAGTGTATTTACTTACAATAATAAAGATAATATATATATTAATGGATTAGATAATCAAATTCATAATATCAAAATTTATAATTTGACTGGTTCAGAAATATTAACAAAAAGTGTTACCTCAAATAAAAACTCAATTGAAATTAAACAATTATCGAATGGAATGTATATTCTGAATATTGATAATAAAGAAACCTTTAAGTTTATAAAATAA